Proteins encoded in a region of the Paenibacillus sp. E222 genome:
- a CDS encoding branched-chain amino acid aminotransferase, with the protein MEKQNLDWSNLGFNYRKTEKRYVSNFIDGKWDDGILTEDTNVVLNESAGVLQYAQTCFEGLKAYTTQDGQIAIFRPDLNAQRMEDSATRLHMQPFPKDRFIDAIVETVKANASYVPPYGSGATLYIRPSLFGSGPVIGIKPSEEYQFRVFTTPVGPYFKGGAKPLTLCVSDYDRAAPYGTGHIKAGLNYAMSLHALRTAQQNGFDENMYLDAATRTKVEETGGANFIFITKDNKVVTPKSESILPSITRRSLMVVAEKYLGLEVEEREVLFEEVKDFAECGLCGTAAVISPVGKIDDHGKEIYFPSGMSEMGPISKKLLETLTGIQMGVLPAPEGWIKNITIGGA; encoded by the coding sequence ATGGAAAAGCAAAACTTGGACTGGAGTAACCTCGGATTCAATTACAGAAAGACTGAGAAACGATATGTGTCAAATTTTATAGACGGAAAATGGGATGATGGAATTTTAACAGAGGATACCAATGTAGTCCTCAACGAATCGGCAGGCGTTCTTCAATATGCGCAGACATGTTTTGAAGGTTTAAAAGCCTACACCACCCAAGACGGACAAATTGCAATTTTTCGTCCCGATTTAAATGCACAGCGCATGGAGGATTCCGCCACAAGACTTCATATGCAGCCCTTTCCAAAGGATAGGTTTATAGATGCTATTGTCGAGACCGTAAAAGCAAATGCATCATATGTACCACCGTATGGCTCTGGTGCCACACTATACATACGGCCTTCTCTATTCGGAAGTGGCCCTGTAATTGGGATTAAACCTTCTGAAGAGTATCAGTTTAGAGTGTTTACTACACCAGTAGGTCCTTATTTTAAAGGAGGAGCTAAGCCCCTTACCCTCTGTGTTAGTGATTATGATCGTGCTGCGCCATATGGTACAGGACATATCAAAGCAGGATTGAATTATGCCATGAGTCTTCATGCGCTAAGAACAGCCCAACAAAATGGCTTTGATGAAAATATGTATTTGGATGCTGCAACCAGAACCAAGGTTGAAGAAACAGGCGGGGCCAATTTTATCTTTATAACCAAAGACAATAAAGTTGTTACACCCAAGTCGGAAAGTATTCTTCCGTCCATCACCAGACGTTCTTTGATGGTAGTTGCTGAGAAATATCTTGGCCTTGAAGTGGAGGAAAGGGAAGTTCTTTTCGAAGAGGTAAAAGATTTTGCAGAATGTGGTTTGTGTGGAACAGCAGCTGTTATTTCTCCTGTCGGTAAAATAGATGACCATGGTAAAGAAATTTATTTCCCAAGTGGGATGTCCGAAATGGGGCCTATTTCAAAGAAACTGCTTGAAACTCTTACTGGTATCCAGATGGGAGTTCTCCCGGCACCAGAAGGCTGGATTAAAAACATTACTATTGGCGGGGCTTGA
- the licT gene encoding BglG family transcription antiterminator LicT: MKFKKSLNNNIALAEDDEGCEVIVIGTGIGFKKAKGQPLDRDKIQKMFRIGANDKYQRIEQFFNDIPLQVIDITDQIIEMGQEKIGKKLNDSLLLTLADHIHFALERHKSGMDVQNPLHWDIRHLYPVEYLVGEQAVNRINEAFCVTMSHSEASSIALHFVNSQIDSGGMNQTIKITKMINDSLEIMSHHFGIALDQKSVNYSRFITHLRYFIVRQMNREVLSFKDQHFLYAVLSERYPSSFQCAQKIKEFMERQHEFTITPDEMVYLMIHIERVTSHSDAD; the protein is encoded by the coding sequence ATGAAATTCAAAAAGTCACTGAACAACAATATCGCCCTTGCAGAAGATGACGAAGGTTGCGAAGTCATTGTAATAGGTACTGGCATTGGTTTCAAAAAAGCGAAAGGGCAACCCCTTGATCGCGACAAGATCCAAAAAATGTTCAGAATTGGAGCCAATGACAAATACCAGCGGATCGAGCAGTTTTTTAACGACATTCCTCTGCAAGTCATTGATATAACCGATCAGATTATAGAAATGGGTCAAGAGAAGATTGGGAAAAAGCTTAACGATTCATTGCTGTTGACCCTTGCGGATCATATACATTTTGCACTGGAACGCCATAAAAGCGGGATGGATGTTCAGAATCCCCTTCACTGGGACATTCGGCATCTGTATCCTGTGGAATATCTTGTAGGTGAACAAGCCGTTAACCGGATAAACGAAGCTTTTTGCGTGACGATGTCCCATAGCGAAGCAAGTTCCATTGCATTGCACTTCGTGAATTCGCAGATCGATTCAGGCGGCATGAACCAAACGATCAAGATTACTAAAATGATTAATGACAGCCTGGAGATTATGTCCCATCATTTCGGCATCGCGCTGGATCAGAAATCTGTGAACTATTCCAGATTCATCACTCATTTGCGCTACTTCATCGTCCGCCAAATGAATCGGGAGGTACTTTCGTTCAAAGATCAGCATTTCTTGTATGCCGTGCTATCGGAAAGGTACCCTTCAAGCTTCCAATGTGCGCAAAAAATAAAGGAGTTTATGGAACGGCAGCATGAGTTCACGATTACTCCTGATGAGATGGTTTACCTAATGATTCACATCGAGAGAGTGACGTCGCATTCCGATGCGGACTGA
- a CDS encoding beta-glucoside-specific PTS transporter subunit IIABC: protein MNHRELSAEIIQLTGGEENIIQAWHCITRLRFNVKDEKKVQLEQIKKLNGVLGAQFQNDQFQVVIGNNVAAVYAELEGQLKQDTSTEKDKQAPRSRGINAVLDTISGIFTPILPAIVGTGMLKGILALLVTLGLLHETSGEYQILSSIGNAAFYFLPFLLAVSSARKFKVNEYIALTLAGTLLYPTILDAFNANHLEPIRFLSLPVSIVNYTQSVIPIILGVWLLSYVYRWVDKVIPGPVKVIFTSMIVLVITVPVLLIAIGPLGTYIGTYLEMGTSWLFAHSGPLTGIILGGLMPLIVMTGMHYAFFPSTLQNLSKLGYDVLLLPINLVTNMSQAGAVMAVFLKTKNPNMKSIALSSGISALLGITEPALYGVTLKLKKPFYASLVGGAAGGGFITAVGLKCFGFAVPGLLSLPLYIDPKGGMSNLWYALIGVAISFVISFILTLMLKWDDSEPQPSVSLDPPSMEVKPETSPKENKLPVTVHSIEEKKGEVQSPLTGELVPLAELPDKTFADELTGKGIAIRPTEGKVTAPFDGIVTMVAKSKHAIMLQSMDGIDILIHVGLNTVSLKGKFFDVKVEAGQEVRLGDPLIEFDLESIKAAGLDIVSPVIVTNTPDYLDVVPVHVKGVISMNELLLVTVR, encoded by the coding sequence ATGAACCACAGGGAGTTGTCCGCGGAGATCATCCAGTTAACAGGAGGAGAAGAAAACATCATACAGGCCTGGCACTGCATCACCAGACTCCGCTTCAATGTTAAGGATGAGAAGAAGGTTCAACTGGAGCAGATTAAAAAACTGAATGGTGTCCTGGGTGCCCAGTTTCAGAACGATCAATTCCAGGTCGTCATCGGAAATAACGTCGCTGCGGTATATGCGGAATTGGAGGGTCAACTGAAGCAGGACACCTCTACCGAGAAGGACAAACAGGCTCCGCGCTCCAGAGGCATCAACGCCGTTCTGGATACCATCTCGGGCATATTCACACCGATTCTGCCGGCTATTGTAGGCACTGGTATGCTCAAAGGAATTCTGGCATTGCTGGTGACCTTGGGACTGTTGCACGAAACCAGTGGCGAATATCAGATCTTGTCCTCCATTGGCAATGCTGCTTTTTATTTCTTGCCTTTCCTGCTAGCGGTGTCATCCGCACGCAAATTCAAGGTGAACGAGTATATCGCTCTGACGCTTGCAGGGACGCTGTTATATCCGACCATTCTGGATGCTTTCAATGCCAATCATCTTGAACCGATTCGTTTCCTTTCGCTCCCGGTTTCGATCGTGAATTATACGCAGTCCGTCATACCGATTATTCTGGGTGTGTGGTTGCTTAGCTACGTGTATCGCTGGGTGGACAAGGTTATTCCAGGGCCGGTAAAAGTTATTTTTACATCGATGATTGTTCTGGTCATTACGGTGCCGGTTCTGTTGATTGCCATCGGCCCGTTAGGTACTTACATCGGTACTTATTTGGAAATGGGTACATCGTGGCTCTTCGCCCATTCCGGTCCTTTGACGGGAATTATCCTTGGCGGTTTGATGCCATTAATCGTCATGACAGGCATGCACTATGCATTTTTTCCGAGCACACTGCAAAATTTGAGCAAACTTGGTTATGACGTGCTTTTGTTGCCCATCAACCTCGTCACCAACATGAGTCAGGCTGGCGCGGTAATGGCGGTGTTTCTCAAAACGAAAAATCCAAACATGAAGTCGATTGCACTGTCGAGTGGCATTTCCGCTTTACTGGGCATTACGGAACCTGCGTTGTACGGAGTTACGCTAAAGTTGAAAAAACCGTTCTACGCATCACTCGTTGGTGGAGCCGCAGGCGGTGGGTTTATAACAGCAGTTGGCCTGAAATGTTTTGGATTTGCTGTTCCGGGATTGCTGTCACTGCCGTTATACATCGACCCGAAGGGTGGGATGTCCAACTTGTGGTATGCGTTAATTGGAGTCGCTATCAGTTTCGTCATTTCGTTTATCTTGACTCTGATGCTGAAATGGGATGATTCTGAGCCACAGCCTTCGGTATCGTTAGACCCCCCATCGATGGAAGTGAAACCTGAAACCTCGCCGAAGGAAAACAAATTGCCTGTCACGGTTCACTCCATTGAAGAGAAGAAAGGTGAGGTACAGAGTCCGCTGACCGGGGAACTTGTCCCACTTGCAGAGCTTCCAGACAAAACATTTGCAGATGAGTTGACAGGTAAAGGAATTGCGATCAGACCGACAGAAGGCAAAGTGACCGCACCTTTTGACGGAATAGTCACGATGGTAGCCAAAAGCAAACATGCGATTATGCTTCAATCCATGGATGGGATTGATATACTCATCCACGTTGGACTAAACACGGTCTCGCTCAAAGGCAAGTTCTTTGATGTCAAAGTAGAAGCTGGACAAGAAGTCCGCTTGGGCGATCCGCTTATTGAATTCGATCTGGAGAGCATCAAAGCAGCGGGACTGGACATTGTTTCACCAGTTATTGTGACGAATACGCCGGATTATCTGGATGTTGTGCCAGTGCATGTGAAGGGGGTGATTTCAATGAATGAATTGCTTCTAGTCACGGTTCGCTAA
- a CDS encoding glycoside hydrolase family 1 protein, whose translation MTKQETKQAFPAGFLWGGATAANQLEGAFDADGKGLSTSDMAPFVPKELRNGKDFTFDVNSVELEEFLGGNTDVYFPKRNGVDFYHRYKEDIAMFAEMGFKVLRISMAWTRIFPTGEEEVPNEAGLAFYDNVLEELLKHNIEPLVTISHYEMPVHLTQKYNGWEDRRLIDLYLKFANTLFDRYKDKVKYWITFNEMNMILTSLYTGGGILEDKIKGSKEQVAYQATHHQFVASALAVKSGKEKMPNAQIGCMICRLETYAASSKPEDVLQTLKEDQMNLFYPEVQARGEYPSYMNRYFEENGIKLVKEPEDDAIIKDNTVDFIAFSYYMTYIGKYDPNDNSNSGMLVSQVKNPHLEVTEWGWPIDPIGLRVALNRLYDRYRMPLFIVENGLGATDKLEEDGSIHDTYRIDYLRRHIEQMREAVADGVDLMGFTSWGPIDIISCSTSEMGKRYGFIYVDQDNAGNGTLQRYRKDSFDWYKQVIESNGQIL comes from the coding sequence ATGACAAAACAAGAAACTAAACAAGCATTCCCAGCAGGCTTTTTGTGGGGAGGCGCTACAGCAGCCAATCAGTTGGAGGGAGCATTTGATGCTGATGGGAAAGGGCTGTCCACTTCGGACATGGCTCCATTCGTACCCAAGGAACTTCGCAATGGCAAGGATTTTACCTTTGATGTCAATTCTGTTGAGCTTGAAGAGTTCCTGGGAGGAAACACAGATGTGTATTTCCCGAAGCGCAACGGGGTAGATTTCTATCATCGTTATAAAGAAGACATTGCCATGTTCGCCGAGATGGGATTCAAGGTATTACGGATCTCTATGGCATGGACACGCATTTTCCCTACAGGGGAGGAAGAGGTTCCTAATGAAGCAGGTCTGGCGTTCTATGACAATGTGCTGGAAGAACTCTTGAAGCATAATATCGAACCGCTCGTGACCATCTCCCATTACGAAATGCCTGTACATCTCACTCAGAAATACAATGGTTGGGAAGACCGCAGACTCATTGACCTGTATCTGAAATTCGCCAACACCCTGTTTGACCGTTATAAAGACAAAGTAAAATATTGGATTACGTTTAATGAAATGAACATGATCCTTACAAGCCTGTATACGGGTGGCGGTATCCTTGAGGATAAAATCAAAGGCAGCAAAGAGCAGGTTGCCTATCAAGCGACGCATCACCAGTTTGTAGCGAGCGCACTCGCTGTAAAAAGCGGTAAAGAGAAGATGCCAAACGCCCAAATCGGCTGCATGATTTGCCGTCTGGAAACGTACGCTGCATCAAGCAAACCGGAGGACGTTCTGCAAACGCTGAAGGAAGATCAGATGAATCTGTTCTATCCAGAGGTTCAGGCACGGGGCGAATACCCATCTTACATGAATCGATATTTTGAGGAGAACGGGATTAAGCTGGTGAAGGAACCTGAGGATGATGCGATTATTAAAGATAACACGGTCGATTTCATTGCATTCAGCTATTATATGACTTATATCGGAAAATACGATCCGAATGACAACAGCAATTCCGGCATGCTGGTTAGTCAAGTGAAAAACCCTCACCTGGAAGTGACTGAATGGGGTTGGCCAATCGATCCAATCGGTCTTCGTGTTGCACTGAACCGTTTGTACGATCGTTATCGGATGCCTTTATTTATCGTTGAGAATGGCCTTGGTGCTACCGACAAACTGGAGGAAGACGGCTCCATTCATGACACATACCGGATCGACTATCTGCGTCGCCACATCGAGCAAATGAGAGAAGCGGTAGCAGATGGTGTAGATTTGATGGGCTTCACAAGCTGGGGACCCATCGACATTATTAGCTGTTCCACATCTGAAATGGGTAAACGTTATGGCTTCATTTATGTAGATCAAGACAATGCCGGGAATGGTACGCTGCAAAGATACCGCAAAGACTCGTTTGACTGGTATAAACAAGTTATTGAAAGTAATGGACAAATCTTATAA
- a CDS encoding LuxR C-terminal-related transcriptional regulator, which translates to MTQHFHPYGEMTFQEFVLFFKTHSKQLEENTNIYLISEANIPEIHRNETEVLMRSFFQMFTYSDLDHLDNHYSSYLDTWVQSQLTILNMASLQWLQIILEKALLTLLIQLKHQRMLDPLMFLLSVFSYLMHSFHKWADTESVNQGTEENDELRNLRLLDQLNQLLVSSSGASDLAFILKKCEKYFNYKRCVFYAYVPWSNQFYGVIGEELPKIQSMKGQLTEQNLIFNSKRPIYLKNPKPYLRDEHIQLFQLSSIIFIPIAHEQQLYGWVTFDQMGDSFDCTKGELDLLEQAGKRIGLFLSRKEKENTAKTMAIALTERESTVLELLAEGYDNKKIASLLFLSEYTVRDYVSSLMSKLRAKNRTQVVAYAFRWGLLS; encoded by the coding sequence ATGACCCAACATTTTCATCCATATGGTGAAATGACTTTTCAGGAATTTGTATTATTTTTCAAAACGCACAGCAAACAGCTCGAAGAAAATACAAACATTTACTTGATTTCGGAAGCTAACATCCCTGAAATACATCGGAACGAAACGGAAGTACTGATGAGATCCTTTTTTCAAATGTTTACTTATTCAGACTTGGATCATTTGGATAATCATTATTCTTCTTATTTGGATACCTGGGTTCAATCCCAGCTAACTATTTTAAATATGGCAAGCTTACAATGGCTTCAAATTATATTGGAAAAAGCTTTACTAACACTATTAATACAACTGAAACATCAACGGATGTTGGACCCTCTAATGTTCCTGTTATCTGTCTTTTCTTATCTGATGCATAGCTTTCATAAGTGGGCTGATACGGAGTCTGTTAATCAAGGAACGGAGGAAAATGACGAATTAAGAAACCTGCGCTTGCTGGATCAGTTAAACCAACTCCTAGTCAGTTCTTCCGGAGCTTCAGATTTAGCCTTTATCCTGAAAAAATGTGAGAAGTATTTCAATTATAAACGTTGTGTCTTCTATGCCTATGTACCTTGGTCCAACCAGTTCTATGGGGTCATTGGTGAAGAACTTCCGAAAATTCAGAGTATGAAAGGACAATTGACCGAGCAAAATCTAATCTTTAACTCCAAGAGACCGATCTACTTGAAAAATCCAAAACCTTATCTAAGGGACGAGCATATCCAGTTATTTCAGTTGTCTTCGATCATATTTATACCGATTGCCCACGAGCAGCAATTGTATGGCTGGGTCACTTTTGACCAAATGGGGGATTCATTTGATTGTACGAAGGGCGAACTCGATTTGCTTGAACAAGCGGGAAAGAGAATTGGTTTGTTTTTATCCAGAAAAGAGAAGGAAAACACCGCCAAAACGATGGCCATCGCCTTAACAGAAAGGGAGTCCACCGTTCTCGAACTTCTGGCGGAAGGATACGACAACAAAAAAATCGCTTCCTTGTTGTTCCTCAGCGAATATACTGTGAGAGATTATGTAAGCAGCTTGATGTCCAAGCTGCGTGCAAAAAATCGGACACAGGTCGTTGCTTATGCTTTTCGTTGGGGGTTATTGAGTTAG
- a CDS encoding SDR family NAD(P)-dependent oxidoreductase, which translates to MKLHAKVAIVTGGASGIGEATVRLFAKEGAKVVIADYSEHGKELAAELNGEGHDTLFVKTDVTKEEDIKHMIKETVEKYGKLDIMYANAGVADDEIADVLSYDKWKRTIDINLSGVFLSDKYAIEQFLKQGNGGIIVNAGSIHSFVALPKTTAYASAKGGVKLLTQNLCTAYASEGIRVNAVCPGYIETPLLKNVDAKSKEYLTSLHPQGRLGRPEEVAKAVLFLASDDASFVNGTTLLVDGGYTAH; encoded by the coding sequence ATGAAATTACATGCAAAAGTAGCTATTGTTACAGGCGGTGCCAGTGGAATTGGTGAGGCCACGGTTCGCCTTTTCGCAAAAGAAGGAGCAAAAGTGGTCATTGCTGACTATTCTGAACATGGTAAAGAGCTAGCTGCCGAACTTAATGGAGAAGGTCATGATACGTTATTTGTCAAAACAGATGTGACTAAAGAAGAAGATATTAAACACATGATTAAGGAAACTGTTGAGAAATATGGCAAGCTGGATATTATGTATGCAAATGCAGGGGTTGCCGATGACGAAATCGCTGATGTATTGTCTTATGATAAATGGAAACGCACAATCGATATTAACTTGTCGGGTGTATTTCTTTCCGATAAATATGCTATTGAGCAGTTCCTTAAGCAGGGAAATGGCGGAATTATTGTTAATGCTGGCTCGATCCACAGCTTTGTTGCATTGCCTAAAACGACAGCTTATGCTTCAGCAAAAGGAGGCGTTAAACTGTTAACTCAGAATTTATGTACTGCTTATGCAAGCGAGGGAATTCGTGTCAACGCGGTATGTCCTGGATACATTGAAACGCCTTTGTTGAAAAACGTAGATGCAAAGAGCAAAGAATATTTAACTTCACTTCATCCACAGGGCAGACTTGGAAGACCAGAAGAAGTAGCTAAAGCTGTGTTGTTCCTAGCCAGCGATGATGCTAGCTTCGTGAATGGTACGACCTTGCTTGTTGATGGCGGCTATACCGCGCATTAA
- a CDS encoding VOC family protein, with protein MPQEIWINLPVKDVERSTAFFNEIGFQAVSVGNERAKLSIGQTAILLFPESAFEKFTGSKTADTSHSAEVIFSIGAESREEIDTFIQKVEFAGGSIFGKPSESDGWMYGAGFADLDGHRWNLLYMDESKMPKK; from the coding sequence ATGCCACAAGAGATCTGGATTAACCTGCCGGTCAAAGATGTTGAGAGGTCAACTGCCTTTTTCAATGAAATTGGATTCCAAGCGGTGAGCGTTGGGAACGAAAGAGCCAAGCTTTCCATAGGTCAAACAGCGATTCTATTGTTCCCGGAGTCAGCGTTTGAGAAATTTACAGGTTCAAAAACAGCAGATACTTCCCATAGCGCAGAAGTAATATTCTCCATTGGCGCTGAAAGCAGAGAAGAAATAGATACCTTTATTCAAAAAGTGGAGTTTGCCGGAGGAAGCATCTTTGGCAAACCGAGTGAAAGCGACGGCTGGATGTACGGCGCAGGATTTGCCGACCTGGACGGTCACCGCTGGAACCTGCTATACATGGATGAGAGTAAAATGCCGAAAAAATAA
- a CDS encoding GNAT family N-acetyltransferase, translating to MFSHRLLTHDTIIELLPNINTEQNLLFYSYLTQRKDKAQYVGQFMNSQLTAVLAYFSELSFPAFSFFRVEDQDIFLPELIAFTRETIQLDESAVCGTILCQRDLELFQSCGLIKGIPQRFLTMKHQDESKLLEAHIAKKINENEYSKVIDFLHSGEMSFFTRSELENYPFLGIKEGEDFIAVGGYHFYDSQLVELGNIVTRLDYRGRGLAKRLTSELTHLGKKRSPDVYLGVLANNVPAVRLYKGLGYQTTMELYIVNFTLFTTKI from the coding sequence ATGTTTTCGCATCGCTTGCTTACTCACGATACAATTATTGAATTATTGCCCAACATTAATACAGAACAGAATCTGCTTTTTTATAGTTATTTAACGCAACGTAAGGATAAGGCTCAATATGTTGGTCAATTTATGAATAGCCAACTTACAGCTGTATTAGCTTATTTTAGCGAACTATCTTTTCCTGCATTTTCTTTCTTCCGAGTGGAAGATCAGGACATCTTTTTGCCAGAACTAATTGCTTTTACAAGAGAAACTATCCAACTTGACGAAAGTGCTGTATGTGGCACGATACTCTGTCAACGAGACCTTGAACTTTTTCAATCCTGCGGACTCATCAAAGGAATTCCTCAGCGTTTTTTAACTATGAAACATCAGGATGAATCGAAACTCCTTGAAGCTCACATTGCAAAAAAGATAAATGAAAATGAATATTCTAAGGTAATTGATTTTTTACATAGTGGGGAAATGAGTTTTTTTACAAGGAGTGAGTTAGAGAATTACCCTTTTCTTGGAATTAAGGAAGGGGAGGATTTCATCGCTGTTGGCGGCTACCATTTTTATGACTCTCAGCTAGTAGAGCTTGGGAACATTGTTACCAGGTTAGATTACAGAGGCAGAGGATTAGCTAAACGCCTAACAAGTGAATTGACACACCTCGGTAAAAAACGGTCACCAGATGTTTATCTGGGCGTTTTAGCAAATAACGTGCCTGCTGTTCGCTTATATAAAGGCTTGGGGTATCAAACAACAATGGAACTTTATATTGTCAATTTTACTTTATTCACAACAAAAATATAA
- a CDS encoding NCS2 family permease: MDNWFKLKERGTTVSTEIIAGITTFFTMVYIVIVNPGILSSTGMDFNGVFIATVLASIVATLIMGIGSNYPIVIAPGMGLNAFFAYSVVAGYGVSWQVALGAVFIAGLLFIILSLTSFRYMLLDAIPANLKHAITAGIGLFITTVGLQNSGIIADSESNLITIGNLAEPMTYLTIIGLIITVVLMAYNVKGYLFIGMVVTAILAWIMGLFQMPESIVSLPQGLTSTAFQLDLAGVFSNGLYTIIFTFLLITLFDTTGTMLGVAEQAGLLKEGKFPRSRGALLADAVGTTTGALLGTSPTSAYIESSTGVAAGGRTGLTAVTVSVLLALTLFFTPIVSVISGIPAITSPALIIVGYFMISVISKINWKDLEETFPAFLIIILTPLTHSIATGIGVGFIFYPVLKLLRGKGKDVHPIFYIFAVLFFIQLVFLDH; encoded by the coding sequence ATGGACAATTGGTTCAAACTAAAAGAAAGAGGCACGACCGTTTCAACAGAGATCATCGCAGGGATTACAACATTTTTCACGATGGTATACATCGTAATCGTAAACCCAGGAATACTCAGCAGCACGGGCATGGACTTTAACGGAGTATTCATTGCTACAGTGTTGGCGAGTATTGTGGCGACGTTGATCATGGGAATCGGGTCCAATTATCCGATCGTTATAGCGCCTGGTATGGGTCTGAATGCATTCTTTGCTTATAGTGTAGTTGCTGGATATGGCGTGTCTTGGCAGGTTGCACTGGGAGCGGTATTTATAGCAGGGCTTTTGTTTATTATTTTATCGCTTACTTCATTTCGTTACATGCTGCTTGATGCCATTCCTGCGAACCTTAAGCACGCGATAACAGCAGGGATTGGATTGTTTATTACAACGGTAGGCCTGCAAAATTCCGGGATTATTGCTGATTCCGAATCCAATTTGATTACGATCGGGAACTTGGCAGAACCTATGACTTACTTGACCATAATCGGATTAATTATCACTGTTGTGCTTATGGCTTACAATGTAAAAGGTTATCTGTTCATCGGAATGGTGGTAACAGCGATTCTTGCCTGGATCATGGGGCTGTTTCAAATGCCGGAGTCGATTGTATCCTTGCCACAAGGCCTCACGTCAACGGCTTTCCAATTGGATTTGGCAGGCGTATTCTCTAATGGTTTGTATACCATCATATTTACGTTCCTGTTGATTACGCTGTTTGATACGACGGGGACGATGCTCGGCGTTGCTGAACAAGCAGGGCTGCTGAAGGAAGGTAAATTTCCGCGCTCACGCGGCGCCCTATTGGCAGATGCCGTTGGGACTACCACTGGCGCTTTGCTTGGAACGAGCCCAACATCGGCTTATATCGAGTCCAGCACAGGGGTGGCTGCAGGAGGAAGAACAGGACTGACGGCGGTAACGGTAAGTGTACTACTTGCTCTTACTTTGTTCTTTACACCAATCGTAAGTGTCATATCAGGTATCCCGGCGATCACTTCTCCGGCACTGATTATTGTTGGTTACTTTATGATTAGCGTAATCAGCAAAATCAATTGGAAGGATCTCGAAGAAACATTTCCTGCCTTTTTGATTATCATCCTTACTCCGTTGACGCACAGTATTGCGACAGGCATCGGTGTTGGCTTCATTTTCTATCCGGTACTCAAGCTGCTTCGCGGAAAGGGCAAGGATGTTCATCCGATATTCTACATTTTTGCGGTATTGTTCTTCATCCAGCTTGTATTCCTGGACCACTAA
- a CDS encoding MerR family transcriptional regulator yields MRLTASKFAKLADTTVRTLRHYRQLGILVPSQKNEKDHYIYVDADFKRLHEIQLLQSLGLSLNEIKVCLENPKYSFHEIIRVQEQLLRQRREAIDCSLALIERVQLLTEQDQLNESNSEILMLLMNSMRVEEAQKKLLQKYVSIDIIDQVFPEDISKQTHMDGRFYNLLLLVHRAIVNDLTPDHPIIQQQLHGICADTPLRNLMFNDEVNNEELNKSVKPYEALVPKHTMDFLKEAFEVLNTKNNSSLQD; encoded by the coding sequence ATGAGATTAACGGCAAGTAAATTTGCAAAGCTGGCAGATACGACGGTTCGTACCTTACGACATTATCGACAACTTGGAATATTAGTCCCCTCACAGAAAAATGAAAAAGATCATTATATATATGTGGATGCGGACTTTAAAAGGCTTCATGAAATCCAACTATTGCAAAGTCTAGGTCTTTCCTTAAACGAGATTAAAGTCTGTTTGGAAAATCCGAAATATTCTTTCCATGAAATCATTAGAGTTCAAGAACAATTACTTCGACAGCGGAGGGAAGCCATTGATTGTTCTTTAGCACTCATTGAACGAGTCCAATTGTTAACCGAGCAAGATCAACTCAATGAATCAAACTCTGAAATACTCATGTTACTTATGAATTCCATGCGTGTTGAGGAGGCTCAAAAAAAGCTGCTTCAAAAGTATGTCTCTATAGATATTATTGATCAGGTGTTTCCAGAGGATATCTCTAAGCAAACCCATATGGATGGACGATTTTACAATTTGTTATTGCTTGTCCATCGGGCTATCGTAAATGATCTTACACCAGATCATCCTATCATACAGCAGCAGTTGCATGGCATATGTGCAGATACTCCATTACGTAATCTCATGTTCAATGACGAGGTAAATAACGAAGAACTGAATAAAAGCGTAAAACCCTATGAGGCGTTGGTGCCTAAGCATACCATGGATTTTTTAAAGGAAGCATTTGAGGTATTAAATACGAAGAATAATTCTTCTCTACAGGATTGA